The Mucilaginibacter terrenus genome has a segment encoding these proteins:
- a CDS encoding UDP-glucose 6-dehydrogenase produces MNKAITKICCIGAGYVGGPTMAVIAQKCPHIKVTVVDLNQARIDAWNDPNTENIPVYEPGLAEVVAEARGRNLFFSTQVDEAIADAEMIFISVNTPTKTYGTGKGMAADLKYIELCARQIARVSKTDKIVVEKSTLPVRTAEAVKSILQNTGNNVQFQILSNPEFLAEGTAVEDLHAPDRILIGGDTTEEGQIAIQALVDVYANWVPKERILTTNLWSSELSKLTANAFLAQRVSSINALSELCEHTGADISEVSRSIGTDSRIGPKFLNASVGFGGSCFQKDILNLVYIARSYGLTQVADYWEQVIIMNDHQKRRFATKIVKTLYNTISGKKIAFLGWAFKKDTNDTRESAAIYVADDLLNEQATIAVYDPKVAEDQILGDLNYLETRKAEKNAELVDVYEDAYACCKGAHAIAVMTEWDEFKTYDWQRIYDNMIKPAFLFDGRNVVNKKALTEIGFKVYSIGK; encoded by the coding sequence ATGAACAAAGCTATAACGAAAATTTGCTGTATCGGCGCAGGTTATGTAGGTGGGCCTACAATGGCCGTAATTGCACAAAAGTGTCCGCACATTAAAGTCACTGTTGTTGATTTAAACCAGGCCCGTATAGATGCCTGGAATGATCCAAATACAGAAAACATACCTGTTTATGAGCCTGGCCTGGCAGAGGTCGTAGCAGAAGCAAGAGGCAGAAATTTATTCTTTTCTACCCAAGTTGATGAGGCAATTGCTGACGCCGAGATGATTTTTATATCGGTAAACACACCTACCAAAACTTATGGTACCGGTAAGGGAATGGCCGCCGATCTTAAATATATCGAGCTTTGCGCCAGGCAGATTGCCAGAGTATCAAAGACAGACAAGATAGTTGTTGAAAAATCTACTTTGCCAGTGAGAACTGCTGAAGCTGTGAAAAGTATACTGCAGAACACCGGCAACAATGTTCAATTTCAGATATTGTCTAATCCTGAATTCTTAGCGGAAGGAACAGCAGTGGAAGACCTCCACGCTCCAGATCGTATTTTAATAGGTGGTGATACAACAGAAGAAGGTCAAATAGCTATCCAGGCACTTGTTGACGTTTATGCTAATTGGGTGCCTAAAGAACGTATATTAACTACCAACCTTTGGTCTTCTGAGCTTTCTAAATTAACGGCAAACGCTTTTCTTGCGCAGCGTGTATCATCAATAAACGCATTATCTGAGCTTTGTGAACATACAGGCGCAGATATTTCAGAGGTATCGCGTTCAATCGGTACTGATAGCCGTATTGGCCCGAAGTTCCTTAATGCATCAGTTGGCTTTGGTGGCTCGTGCTTTCAAAAAGACATTCTTAACCTTGTGTATATAGCCCGCTCTTACGGCTTAACACAAGTTGCTGATTACTGGGAACAGGTTATCATCATGAATGATCATCAAAAAAGACGTTTTGCTACTAAAATTGTTAAAACGCTTTACAACACCATTTCAGGCAAAAAGATTGCTTTCCTAGGTTGGGCGTTTAAAAAAGACACCAATGACACCCGCGAATCTGCTGCTATTTATGTTGCTGACGATCTTTTAAACGAGCAGGCAACTATTGCTGTTTACGATCCAAAGGTTGCTGAAGACCAAATATTAGGCGATTTAAACTATTTGGAAACTCGTAAAGCTGAAAAGAATGCAGAGTTGGTGGACGTATATGAAGATGCATACGCCTGCTGCAAAGGCGCCCATGCCATAGCGGTAATGACAGAATGGGATGAGTTTAAAACTTATGACTGGCAACGTATTTACGACAACATGATTAAGCCAGCCTTTTTGTTTGATGGCAGAAATGTGGTCAACAAAAAAGCTCTGACCGAAATTGGTTTTAAGGTTTATAGTATAGGTAAATAA
- a CDS encoding lipopolysaccharide biosynthesis protein, with product MIQAIKSKLFLLLNKGHERSSKAKKNVALSLLLKGGSIAINLLMVPLTINYVNPEKYGIWLSVSTIVLWFNFFDIGLGNGLRNQLSIAIANDDIKTVRKLISTAYASLIIISIGLFCIFWMVNHLVNYSSILNISANYQNDIKDLMGIIFGFFCIQFVLQIINSINYAFQQSSAVSFTLLFGSLLSLIFIVVFKYTTSGSLLNLGIAYFSGTLLSLITINVYFFGFKRPDLIPSLKDISFASSKSIMNVGGKFFVISMAGIVQYQTDNVLISRYFHPTSVTEYNVAYKLFSVILMVFGIVMTPVWSAVTEAKVKGDYSWIKALEKNLFKIWMGFAVAAIIILLLSPYIFNIWLHRMVKVHFITSLGVMLYVLSMSYGMIYVHILNGLGRLKTQFYISLVTMVLFIPMTYLIAIKMNLGILGISISLIIANANGLLAAPLEFKKIFKKL from the coding sequence ATGATTCAAGCAATTAAGAGCAAACTCTTTTTACTTCTAAACAAAGGCCACGAAAGATCTTCAAAAGCTAAAAAGAATGTTGCTCTTTCATTGTTGTTGAAAGGTGGGAGTATTGCCATTAATTTGCTAATGGTACCGCTCACTATCAACTATGTTAATCCGGAAAAATATGGTATTTGGCTAAGTGTAAGTACAATCGTTTTATGGTTTAACTTTTTTGATATCGGCCTAGGCAATGGGTTACGTAATCAACTGTCTATAGCTATTGCAAATGATGATATTAAGACCGTTAGGAAATTAATAAGTACTGCTTACGCCTCTTTAATCATCATTTCTATAGGGCTGTTTTGTATTTTTTGGATGGTAAATCATCTTGTGAATTATTCATCCATTCTGAACATTTCTGCTAATTATCAAAATGATATTAAGGACTTAATGGGTATCATTTTTGGCTTCTTTTGTATACAATTTGTTTTGCAAATAATTAATTCTATAAACTATGCATTTCAACAATCATCAGCGGTGTCTTTCACGTTATTATTTGGGAGTCTGCTGTCTCTGATATTTATAGTTGTTTTTAAGTATACAACATCAGGCAGCCTTTTAAATTTAGGAATAGCATACTTTTCCGGCACTTTATTATCGCTCATAACAATTAATGTTTATTTCTTTGGATTTAAAAGACCGGATCTAATCCCCTCCTTGAAAGACATCTCTTTCGCGAGCTCTAAAAGTATCATGAATGTAGGTGGTAAGTTTTTTGTCATAAGCATGGCAGGAATCGTTCAATATCAAACAGACAACGTATTAATCAGCAGGTACTTCCATCCCACCAGCGTAACAGAATACAACGTTGCCTATAAGCTATTCAGCGTAATTTTGATGGTGTTTGGCATTGTCATGACCCCTGTATGGAGCGCCGTTACAGAAGCAAAGGTTAAAGGTGATTATAGTTGGATCAAAGCTTTAGAAAAGAATCTTTTTAAAATATGGATGGGTTTTGCAGTTGCTGCAATAATTATCTTATTACTGTCTCCATATATCTTTAACATATGGTTACATAGAATGGTAAAGGTTCACTTCATCACCAGCTTAGGAGTAATGCTTTATGTGCTATCAATGTCCTACGGAATGATTTATGTTCACATCTTAAACGGATTAGGTCGGCTTAAAACTCAATTTTACATCTCTTTAGTAACGATGGTACTATTTATCCCAATGACTTACCTAATAGCTATAAAAATGAATTTAGGCATTTTAGGAATCAGTATCAGTTTAATTATAGCCAATGCCAATGGCCTGCTGGCTGCGCCACTTGAGTTCAAAAAAATTTTTAAAAAGCTTTAA